CGTCGATAGCAGAGCTTGATGGCGTCTCTTGCGTGTTCTCTGGCGGATTCTTTTCAGGTGTGGACCATTGTTTCGAACGGTACCAGTAAGCGTCCCGGCCTGAATTCGCGTTTTCTTGTTGCGACGGCGCTTTGGAATACAGAGGCGGTCGCTCGCGCTCCCGGTCTGGTTGCGGGCGAATGGTGGTGCAGGAGGCGGTCAGGAAAAACGCTTCCAGAATCACGATCCATTTGATGATGCTGTGAATTTTCAGATCGTTGCTAGAGAGAGGCATATGAAATTCATGAAATGGTTGAGGTCGCATCGTTTTGCTTAAAACGTCACAATTGAAATCCCTGCGTCATGATGGTTTCATCGAAGGCTCAAAATCGCTTCGTTGGCGAGTTGGTCGCATCGTTCATTTTCCGGGTGGCCGGAATGTCCGCGCGTCCAAAGCCAGGTGATTTCGTGCATGTCGATCAATCGGGAAACTTCTTCCCAAAGTTCTTTATTCTTGATCGGTTGTCGCGAGGCGGTTTTCCAGCCCTTACGTTTCCAGCCGGCGAGCCATTCCGTCGCCCCCTTGACCAGATATTGGGAATCGGTGGTCAGAGACACCTTGCAAGGTTCCTTGAGTTCCTGTAGCGCAACGATTGCCGCCATCATTTCCATTATATTATTAGTGGTCTGTCGCGAGTTGCCTTTGAGCTCTTTCGACCTCCCCTCGTAACGTAAAATGCAGCCATAGCCGCCTGGGCCGGGGTTGCCCTTGCAGGCCCCATCGGTAAAAATTTCAACTTCTTTCATGATAATATCTGGGAGCGCTCAATGCCTTGGGCGTTTAATAGGTTGAATAATATGAATCTTGTCATTGCGGTAGCGGCATTCCCGACAGGTTTCTTGACTGAAACCGGAGAGGAATCGTTCAGGCGGACTCACTATAACATATTATTTTTATTGAACAAAATGGGGAAAATGGAATTTCAGGGCAACTCTTCTTAGGGACTGCTTCAATTTTGTGATAGATTAGATTTGCATTCAAAGGATACGATCATGACCGACACCGACATTTTGCCAACTTTGAGTTTTCAATGCGCTGATGCTATTGAAGTCAGTATTTTGATTGAGCGTCAGGGTATCCGGTTCTATGAGAAGGCGAGCAAGGTCGCAAAGGAGCCGCGAGTGCGGTCTGTTTTTGCGCAATTAGCGCAAGAGGAAAAGGATCACATGCAGGCTCTGCAGGCCAAGTCTGGTTTTCTGCAACCGGCGCTTCCCGGCAAGTCCATGGGGAAGCGCGCTGTGGAACCTTCGCTGGCCGAGCTGATCAAGACGGAAATTTTTCCGGACGAGCCGAAGAGAGAAGCCGATCCTGCCCAGTTGAAGACGGATGAAGAGGCCATTGAGATGGGCATTCAATCCGAGATGCGTTCCATTGCTATTCTGGAAAAACTGCTGGAGCGGGAACGAAAGATGGATGTGCGGGCTGTTTTTGCGCATTTGCTGGCGGAAGAGCAACGCCATCTGATCCTCTTGCGTAATATGAAAGAGCAGTTGGGCGAAGGTTCGGCATCCGCCTGATCGTATTGAAAAACGCCGCCGCGTAGAGAATAGATACTTTCTAACGGTGTGATACAGGTTGCAGGGATTATGTTCTACGGATTTACGCATCGGGTCGTTTTAGGCGTGAGTTTGGGTTGAAACACCCCGTAGAGTTGAAAGACCTGAAAAGCAGCGAGCGCTGCAAAAGCCCTGTACTAAAAAGTTTTGACAACATTTTTGGCGTGGTTTATAGTGTGTAGCTTTCAACAGAACAATTAATTTAATCACTTTATACAAAGAAGGAATAAGGGATGAGTGAATATAAGGTCCTACCGGGCCCGGAAGCTTTTTTGCCTCCAGCCGCCGCATCAATGGGAGTTGTGTTGCCCGATCCGGGTGAAGCCCATATCGAAGGAAGAATTGTACCTGAAGAAGAAGCCTATGAATATGCCGCGCGGAAGTTGCTGGCGGGAAAAGTGCCGACCCTCTTCCCTGGTCCTCTTGTGCTGTGGAAATGGAATGACAAGGCCGCGCTTAAAGCGGCGGCCATACGCCGATTGGCGGATGCAATTCCAGCGCGTTTGATTCCTATGGCGGATTACCGCCCTAAATATCCAAAGATTGATCCTGAGGCTGAAATCAATCCGAACCACCCGAACCTCACGATCTGGCATAATAAAATTGATGTCTGTATCTTTATCGGCGTGCATTGTCATCAGG
This window of the Candidatus Nitrohelix vancouverensis genome carries:
- a CDS encoding ferritin family protein, whose amino-acid sequence is MTDTDILPTLSFQCADAIEVSILIERQGIRFYEKASKVAKEPRVRSVFAQLAQEEKDHMQALQAKSGFLQPALPGKSMGKRAVEPSLAELIKTEIFPDEPKREADPAQLKTDEEAIEMGIQSEMRSIAILEKLLERERKMDVRAVFAHLLAEEQRHLILLRNMKEQLGEGSASA
- a CDS encoding carbon monoxide dehydrogenase, with the protein product MSEYKVLPGPEAFLPPAAASMGVVLPDPGEAHIEGRIVPEEEAYEYAARKLLAGKVPTLFPGPLVLWKWNDKAALKAAAIRRLADAIPARLIPMADYRPKYPKIDPEAEINPNHPNLTIWHNKIDVCIFIGVHCHQANLALKIIRGGTNCYTMAMCAQAGHEDACLSFRDLTVEKIDKMTETVKRLKSEGVESQAEGFKQFKMTSAGRS
- the rnhA gene encoding ribonuclease HI, producing the protein MKEVEIFTDGACKGNPGPGGYGCILRYEGRSKELKGNSRQTTNNIMEMMAAIVALQELKEPCKVSLTTDSQYLVKGATEWLAGWKRKGWKTASRQPIKNKELWEEVSRLIDMHEITWLWTRGHSGHPENERCDQLANEAILSLR